Proteins encoded in a region of the Zea mays cultivar B73 chromosome 2, Zm-B73-REFERENCE-NAM-5.0, whole genome shotgun sequence genome:
- the LOC103645756 gene encoding probable polyol transporter 4, producing the protein MGAEVAAAGRSLPGFLGRKNRYARVDDVLPQEPEDGGGVRVRGVGGSCRRYVFACSVFASLNHVLLGYDVGVMSGCIIFIQKDLHITEVQQEVLVGCLGFISLLGSLAAGRTSDAIGRRWTIGLAAAVFQGGAVIMALAPSFGLLMAGRLLAGIGIGIGIMVAPVYISEISPETLRGSLASLPEIFISFGILIGYVSNLAFAGLPDNINWRVMLAAGILPSISIAFVLLVIPESPRWLVMQGQAGDARAVLVKVSDSVEEAEERLAEIEEAARATAASSNGKEAWRELLRPSPVIRRMLVTGLGVQFFQQATGIDALVYYSPTIFRDSGITTESQLLGATVAVGVVKTVFIVIAIVLVDRVGRKPLLYVSTAGITVCLAVLAASLSALARGALPGGVAVGLAILTVCGFVAFFSVGIGPINMVLSSEIYPLRLRAQAVAAGFALNRMASGAVAMSFLSICRAVTVAGAFAAFAAVSALSVAFVHLCVPETSGKTLEEIESLFGGGGVSVTHGGSGEVELGDAERLEHKRLVSHGHASS; encoded by the exons ATGGGGGCCGAGGTGGCGGCCGCCGGCCGCAGCTTGCCGGGGTTCTTGGGGAGGAAGAACCGGTACGCGCGCGTGGACGACGTGCTCCCGCAGGAGCCGGAGGACGGCGGTGGCGTCCGTGTTCGCGGCGTCGGCGGCAGCTGCCGGCGATACGTCTTTGCTTGCTCCGTCTTCGCGTCTCTCAACCATGTCCTGCTCGGCTACG ATGTGGGTGTGATGAGCGGCTGCATTATCTTCATTCAGAAGGACCTCCACATCACCGAGGTGCAGCAAGAAGTGCTGGTCGGATGCCTCGGCTTCATCTCCCTCCTCGGCAGCCTTGCGGCCGGCCGGACCTCGGACGCTATCGGCCGCAGATGGACCATCGGCCTAGCCGCTGCCGTGTTCCAGGGCGGCGCGGTGATCATGGCGCTCGCGCCGTCGTTTGGCCTGCTCATGGCGGGGCGGCTGCTGGCCGGCATCGGGATCGGGATAGGCATCATGGTGGCGCCCGTGTACATCTCGGAGATCTCCCCGGAGACGCTGCGGGGCTCCCTGGCGTCCCTCCCGGAGATCTTCATCAGCTTCGGCATCCTCATCGGGTACGTCTCCAACCTCGCCTTCGCGGGCCTGCCCGACAACATCAACTGGCGCGTCATGCTCGCCGCCGGCATCCTCCCGTCCATCTCCATTGCGTTCGTGCTGCTGGTCATCCCGGAGTCGCCGCGGTGGCTGGTCATGCAGGGCCAGGCCGGCGACGCGCGCGCGGTGCTTGTGAAGGTCTCGGACAGCGTGGAGGAGGCGGAGGAGAGGCTCGCCGAGATCGAGGAGGCCGCGCGCGCCACTGCCGCTTCCAGCAACGGCAAGGAGGCGTGGCGGGAGCTGCTGCGGCCGTCGCCTGTGATCCGACGGATGCTGGTGACCGGGCTGGGCGTCCAGTTCTTCCAGCAGGCCACCGGCATCGACGCGCTGGTGTACTACAGCCCGACCATATTCCGCGACTCCGGCATCACGACGGAGAGCCAGCTCCTGGGCGCCACCGTCGCGGTGGGCGTGGTGAAGACGGTGTTCATCGTGATCGCCATCGTCCTCGTCGACCGCGTCGGCCGGAAGCCGCTGCTGTACGTCAGCACGGCCGGAATCACGGTGTGCCTCGCCGTGCTGGCCGCGTCGCTGTCCGCACTCGCGCGCGGCGCGCTGCCGGGCGGCGTCGCCGTCGGGCTCGCCATCCTCACGGTGTGCGGCTTCGTGGCCTTCTTCTCGGTGGGGATCGGTCCCATCAACATGGTGCTGAGCTCGGAGATCTACCCGCTGCGGCTGCGCGCGCAGGCCGTGGCCGCCGGCTTCGCGCTCAACCGCATGGCCAGCGGCGCCGTGGCCATGTCGTTCCTCTCCATCTGCCGCGCCGTGACCGTCGCGGGCGCGTTCGCCGCGTTCGCGGCCGTCTCGGCGCTGTCGGTGGCGTTCGTGCACCTCTGCGTGCCCGAGACGAGCGGCAAGACGCTGGAGGAGATCGAGTCGCTGTTCGGTGGCGGCGGTGTGAGCGTGACGCACGGTGGCTCCGGCGAAGTGGAGCTC